The following proteins are encoded in a genomic region of Necator americanus strain Aroian chromosome II, whole genome shotgun sequence:
- a CDS encoding hypothetical protein (NECATOR_CHRII.G4267.T2), with amino-acid sequence MSDMVATETLGEDVPGPSSSRSDFMGITLQETPVCQHPENRLSRIECVHQSLQELYEEWEERKKAFFEVNYTNPSLLCSSSSDPVSCVELGGSGERRLITVILPWMQVTVCCGFDYSLSSLKTDLFESLKRMAVSQFSMKHTDYVFRVLRRSTCEIEELYNEEILLSKIDFTKPFPMLSLFEPESFRHERDLANVIGQALGCPLDELESRLTDELKACRAALFNDTCAAVDSRGNEGYSHYAFPEALALDVVQACPHSLIAKIKSANLTYQVFFRTFEDEKIGVDHGAAKVVVDFVPDMTPTSLVAKVVRDLKRSEHIKVEEAESEYLLQLVGQKSFLTKCDKLLITYNDVRSAFENYRNPRFVLRRKEIVLVDYPKPRPIHKPNYVRAEESRLASQNAKGSSTTPGVTGNETGETCITLWDVDENLSMRPLSCSNMGTSDLDSQISVEFSVYCGKTSLVHKASAKVPSHNPRWVEGMIPFDLYMKDLPPAAVLTVHLVETKVKKTKSEDRVLGWANIRLIDWRGELLQGVVTLNLWGGEPQYPPHGRVGNNDNKQGSNCRLIIELARYRAPKVRMPDSAQFAPFVKFIHSIQKPPKALSDDISVRRILNTLRKRLLGGVVSAEEELFVWNQRHFVSQNLPDALLIIAEAGETWKKREHFTELYVMLESWGRLTVGTALCILGKKCMDPIVRRFAVNQLDTLLDNQTFPLFILPFIQALKCEAWSYSPLSCLLLKKALCDYRIGHKLFWLLRAELANLKESDGSITELYKRFALIIEAYLRGNDEHIRTVVKQVEMVDLLHRLSVFIKGYKEKDAATERLREELRNNCPSLERIDSPLDPNHALGQLRIDKCRVLGSAKMPLLLSWQNRSPLSEYHLPSYEIIFKNGDDLRQDMLVLQVLEVMDSIWKRNQLDCCLSPYPVLPMGTKYGMIGVVPNCSTIFEIQSEGGKVGTAVKSLETTFINRYIKNHAGSTKKYMECVDRFLMSCVGYSVATFIMGIMDRHNDNIMMTHDGKLFHIDFGHILGHGKTKLGIKRDRVPFVLTEHFLCVIGQGRPVSKDSHEVTKFKKLCCDAYMMLWEERDLFLSLFTVMQSMELPELTTEADLDHLKSTLRVAFHSGMTAEAKNFFSEVFDEAFNGSWATKTNWFFHAVKHI; translated from the exons ATGAGTGACATGGTTGCTACCGAAACCCTCGGAGAAGATGTCCCTGGACCGTCAAGTTCTCGAAGCGACTTTATGGGAATAACACTACAAGAGACACCAGTTTGTCAACACCCCGAAAACCGACTAAGCCGAATAGAGTGTGTCCACCAATCTCTCCAAGAGTTGTATGAGGAATgggaagagaggaaaaa GgcattttttgaagttaactATACAAATCCGTCCCTTCTTTGCTCTTCGTCGTCAGATCCCGTCAGTTGTGTTGAATTAGGCGGCTCCGGAGAGAGACGACTCATTACG GTTATATTGCCTTGGATGCAAGTAACTGTTTGTTGTGGATTCGACTATAGTTTGAGCTCTTTAAAGACCgatttatttgaaagtttGAAGAG AATGGCAGTGTCACAGTTCTCCATGAAGCACACGGATTACGTCTTTCGTGTATTACGCAGATCTACCTGTGAAATTGAGGAACTCTACAATGAAGAAATACTACTATCGAAGATCGACTTTACGAAACCTTTTCCAATGTTATCTTTGTTCGAACCTGAAAGTTTTCGCCATGAGCGTGACTTGGCTAACGTTATAG GGCAAGCGCTAGGATGTCCACTCGATGAACTGGAATCAAGGCTTACGGATGAATTGAAAGCTTGTCGTGCTGCATTATTCAACGATACTTGTGCTGCTGTTGATAGCAGAG GAAACGAAGGATACAGCCACTATGCATTCCCAGAGGCATTGGCTTTGGATGTGGTTCAAGCTTGTCCACACTCACtcattgcaaaaataaaat CTGCAAATTTGACGTACCAAGTTTTCTTCCGAACATTCGAAGACGAAAAGATTGGTGTAGATCATGGAGCGGCGAAAGTAGTTGTGGACTTTGTGCCCGATATGACACCGACCTCGTTGGTCGCTAAGGTAGTTCGAGACTTGAAGCGTTCAGAACATATTAAG GTTGAGGAAGCTGAGAGCGAATATTTGCTTCAACTGGTTGGTCAGAAGAGTTTTTTGACGAAGTGCGACAAACTTTTGATTACTTACAAT GATGTGCGCTCCGCCTTCGAGAATTACCGAAACCCGCGATTCGTATTGCGGAGAAAGGAAATCGTACTAGTGGATTACCCAAAGCCAAGACCTATACACAAG CCGAACTACGTTCGGGCCGAAGAAAGCCGTCTTGCTAGCCAGAATGCAAAGGGCAGTAGTACAACACCCGGTGTAACTGGGAATGAAACTGGTGAAACGTGCATCACGCTTTGGGACGTGGATGAAAACCTCTCAATGCGCCCATTGAGTTGCAGTAACATGGGCACTTCTGATTTGGATTCCCAG atcaGCGTCGAATTTAGCGTTTACTGCGGGAAAACTTCGTTGGTACACAAAGCTTCTGCTAAGGTACCTAGTCACAACCCTCGTTGGGTGGAG GGTATGATTCCGTTTGATTTGTACATGAAAGATTTACCACCCGCAGCAGTTCTAACAGTTCATTTAGTGGAAACTAAAGTCAAGAAGACAAAG TCAGAAGATCGTGTTCTTGGTTGGGCTAATATTCGGCTAATTGACTGGCGTGGAGAGTTGCTTCAAGGTGTTGTTACTTTAAATCTATGGGGTGGAGAGCCTCAATATCCTCCACATGGTCGTGTTGGAAACAACGATAACAAGCAAG GATCAAACTGTCGTCTTATAATCGAGCTGGCGCGGTATCGGGCGCCGAAAGTGCGCATGCCAGATAGCGCTCAGTTCGCACCTTTCGTTAAATTCATCCACTCAATTCAGAAACCTCCCAAAGCG CTTTCTGATGACATCAGCGTCAGGAGAATACTCAACACACTAAGGAAAAGACTGCTAGGTGGAGTTGTTTCGGCAGAAGAGGAACTTTTCGTCTGGAACCAGAG ACATTTCGTTTCGCAAAATCTACCAGACGCATTACTCATCATTGCCGAAGCGGGAGAGACGTGGAAAAAGCGAGAACATTTCACAGAACTTTACGTGATGCTCGAGAGTTGGGGCCGGCTAACAGTAGGGACAGCTCTGTGCATTCTCGGAAAGAA GTGTATGGATCCTATCGTTCGTCGCTTTGCTGTCAATCAGCTAGATACCTTGCTGGATAACCAAACTTTTCCACTGTTTATTCTACCATTCATACAA GCATTAAAATGCGAGGCTTGGTCGTACTCTCCGTTGTCATGTTTGCTCCTGAAGAAAGCATTGTGTGATTATCGCATTGGCCATAAGTTGTTTTGGCTACTCAGGGCAGAACTGGCCAACCTTAA AGAATCCGACGGCAGCATAACAGAGTTGTACAAACGTTTTGCCTTAATAATCGAGGCTTATTTACGGGGAAATGACGAACATATTCGCACAGTTGTTAAACAA GTTGAAATGGTAGATCTTCTCCATAGGTTGAGCGTGTTCATCAAGGGATACAAGGAGAAAGACGCTGCAACTGAA CGCCTTCGAGAGGAATTAAGAAACAACTGCCCCAGTTTGGAAAGAATCGATTCGCCCCTTGACCCAAATCACGCACTTGGTCAGCTGAG aatcgaCAAATGTCGAGTGCTAGGCAGCGCAAAAATGccacttcttctttcttggcAGAATCGTAGCCCGCTATCGGAATATCATTTACCCTCTTACGAGATTATCTTCAAGAATGGAGATG ATCTTCGTCAAGATATGTTGGTACTACAAGTTCTAGAAGTGATGGACAGCATTTGGAAGCGGAATCAGCTGGACTGTTGCTTAAGTCCCTACCCTGTACTTCCAATGGGGACGAaa TATGGCATGATCGGTGTGGTTCCGAACTGCTCCACCATTTTTGAAATACAATCCGAAGGTGGAAAAGTTGGTACAGCGGTTAAATCGCTGGAAACTACATTTATCAATCGATATATCAAAAACCATGCTGGATCTACAAAAAA ATATATGGAATGTGTGGATCGATTCTTAATGTCATGCGTTGGATACTCTGTCGCTACCTTTATTATGGGCATAATG gatcGTCATAACGACAACATAATGATGACCCACGACGGGAAGCTGTTCCACATTGATTTTGGTCACATATTAGGCCACGGCAAGACGAAATTGGGCATCAAGCGAGACCGTGTACCGTTTGTGCTCACAGAACATTTTCTCTGTGTCATTGGACAAGGGAGGCCAGTGTCAAAAGACAGCCACGAAGTTACAAA ATTTAAGAAATTATGTTGTGACGCTTACATGATGTTATGGGAAGAACGGGatctttttctctcattgTTCACAGTGATGCAATCCATGGAACTTCCCGAGCTGACAACGGAAGCTGATTTAGATCACTTGAAA AGTACACTACGAGTTGCTTTCCACAGTGGAATGACTGCCGAAGCTAAGAACTTCTTTTCGGAGGTGTTCGACGAAGCTTTCAATGGTTCATGGGCAACGAAGACCAATTGGTTCTTCCATGCAGTCAAACACATATAA
- a CDS encoding hypothetical protein (NECATOR_CHRII.G4268.T1), protein MLTSVHYPTSCVPYAERPSKVRELAQHAHQQDSDEFVVETVAFQNVDDYQVTERIDAVTVEHCLTHLGHEMRVDANSESDGIQLYRPAQNPSGDGFDNMRLARRPDVPPVRRPQAPTPIRKLQKRAHLRKEEQAKRRGPLLDIPDCTQDEKDTCTVCLQIRGVMPLKVMRNPTEGTRMGLEQAESMLKEFRKMIDDLAGNVEESENNVRLARRPEVPPVGRSQTLTLIRKLHKV, encoded by the exons ATGCTGACGAGTGTTCACTACCCGACATCCTGTGTTCCATATGCAGAGAGACCATCAAA AGTCCGTGAGCTTGCACAGCATGCCCATCAACAAGACTCAGACGAATTTGTAGTGGAAACAGTCGCTTTCCAGAATGTAGATGATTATCAG GTAACGGAAAGGATTGATGCTGTGACAGTCGAACACTGTCTCACCCATCTCGGACATGAA ATGCGAGTTGATGCCAACTCGGAATCTGATGGCATTCAGCTATATAGGCCAGCGCAAAACCCTAGCGGAGATGGATTCGACAATATGCGCCTTGCACGCCGTCCAGATGTTCCTCCTGTCCGCCGTCCTCAAGCTCCTACTCCGATACGGAAATTGCAGAAG CGAGCCCATCTACGCAAGGAGGAGCAAGCTAAGCGACGAGGGCCACTGCTGGACATTCCGGACTGTACGCAAGACGAGAAGGACACGTGTACTGTTTGTCTTCAG attcgtggagtgatgcctttaaaagtgaTGAGAAACCCAACGGAAGGCACGCGAATGGGTTTGGAGCAGGCGGAAAGCATGTTGAAGGAATTCCGTAAAATGATAGACGATTTGGCAGGAAATGTTGAAGAGAGCGAGAATAATGTTCGCCTGGCTCGCCGCCCAGAGGTACCTCCGGTCGGCCGTTCTCAAACGCTAACTCTTATACGGAAGCTGCATAAGGTTTGA
- a CDS encoding hypothetical protein (NECATOR_CHRII.G4268.T2), translated as MLTSVHYPTSCVPYAERPSKVRELAQHAHQQDSDEFVVETVAFQNVDDYQVTERIDAVTVEHCLTHLGHEVRPSQLRLDESAEKPAQNPSGDGFDNMRLARRPDVPPVRRPQAPTPIRKLQKRAHLRKEEQAKRRGPLLDIPDCTQDEKDTCTVCLQAIYFRPGRLRCVCYMQRHKLPSTFIRLCRLCGNGRSSGRSTAKIRGVMPLKVMRNPTEGTRMGLEQAESMLKEFRKMIDDLAGNVEESENNVRLARRPEVPPVGRSQTLTLIRKLHKV; from the exons ATGCTGACGAGTGTTCACTACCCGACATCCTGTGTTCCATATGCAGAGAGACCATCAAA AGTCCGTGAGCTTGCACAGCATGCCCATCAACAAGACTCAGACGAATTTGTAGTGGAAACAGTCGCTTTCCAGAATGTAGATGATTATCAG GTAACGGAAAGGATTGATGCTGTGACAGTCGAACACTGTCTCACCCATCTCGGACATGAAGTCCGTCCATCTCAGCTGAGACTAGATGAGAGTGCTGAAAA GCCAGCGCAAAACCCTAGCGGAGATGGATTCGACAATATGCGCCTTGCACGCCGTCCAGATGTTCCTCCTGTCCGCCGTCCTCAAGCTCCTACTCCGATACGGAAATTGCAGAAG CGAGCCCATCTACGCAAGGAGGAGCAAGCTAAGCGACGAGGGCCACTGCTGGACATTCCGGACTGTACGCAAGACGAGAAGGACACGTGTACTGTTTGTCTTCAG GCCATCTACTTCCGCCCAGGTCGCCTTCGATGCGTTTGTTATATGCAACGCCATAAACTCCCGTCCACTTTTATACGCCTGTGTCGACTTTGTGGCAACGGCAGGAGCTCGGGTCGCAGCACGGCAAAG attcgtggagtgatgcctttaaaagtgaTGAGAAACCCAACGGAAGGCACGCGAATGGGTTTGGAGCAGGCGGAAAGCATGTTGAAGGAATTCCGTAAAATGATAGACGATTTGGCAGGAAATGTTGAAGAGAGCGAGAATAATGTTCGCCTGGCTCGCCGCCCAGAGGTACCTCCGGTCGGCCGTTCTCAAACGCTAACTCTTATACGGAAGCTGCATAAGGTTTGA
- a CDS encoding hypothetical protein (NECATOR_CHRII.G4269.T1), with the protein MTSIFRVLISGPAGSGKRTVAKMLVREFDEFAHFSAGDFIRDHIQRGTEFGQRAAAFVRKGELVPDSILNGLLVEQVRRAGKKVILDGYPRSLTQVKMVEEVAPLNLVAELKVPKKILIDRLSKQLVHPASGRTYNLDFNPPKVEGKDDVTGEPLLRREDDVAEVVRRRIEVHDKTESKVVDYYRNHGVCITLNGESSDAVFHAVSEAMTEMMKKHSEI; encoded by the exons ATGACATCAATATTCCGTGTACTGATCAGTGGGCCAGCGGGCAGTGGAAAACGCACTGTTGCAAAGATGTTAGTTAGGGAATTCGATGAGTTTGCTCATTTTTCGGCCGGTGATTTCATTAGGGATCATATACAACGAGGcacag AATTCGGACAACGGGCAGCGGCGTTCGTGCGGAAAGGAGAACTGGTCCCCGACAGTATCCTGAACGGATTGCTCGTAGAACAAGTGCGACGTGCTGGAAAGAAAGTGATTTTAGATG GTTATCCCCGTTCATTAACGCAGGTAAAAATGGTTGAGGAAGTAGCTCCTCTGAATCTTGTGGCTGAGCTGAAG gTTCCAAAGAAAATCCTCATTGACCGACTGTCGAAACAGTTAGTACATCCGGCTTCAGGGAGAACGTATAATTTGGACTTCAATCCTCCCAAGGTTGAG GGAAAGGACGACGTTACTGGTGAACCGTTGCTTCGGCGAGAGGATGATGTGGCAGAAGTAGTTAGGAGAAGAATAGAGGTTCACGATAAAACAGAGAGCAAAGTCGTTGACTATTACAG GAACCATGGAGTCTGCATAACGCTAAACGGGGAAAGCTCTGATGCTGTGTTCCATGCCGTCTCAGAAGCCATGACTGAAATGATGAAGAAAC ACAGTGAAATATAA